CATGAGGGTAAGTCGCGGTGACTAAACCTAGTCACTGACTGTACTTGCTTGCTATGGGAAAGCGTCAGCATTATTTTGTTAACATCCAAATGAAGTAGAAACAAATAGAAGACTAAACCGAAAAGCATAAAATATATATCCCATAAAAGTATAGACTTAGGTTCACAAATTCTTGAAACATACATGTTACTTATTGTCCTTTTTATTGGAAATGGAAGCAGAAAATTACTTTACCCTTGCAGATCAATTCTCATAAACATATGCATTTACCCCCTCTGCataagaagatggagaagaatgTCAGAGAAAGATTAGAGAGGAACAAAGCCAATATTCTATTAGAGAGGGAATCAAAAGACATATTATACAACCCCAAAGATGATTGCATCTAAAGAGAGGGACGAAACTTGAATGAAGAACCATAGTCACTCACACAAATTCAACTAACCAGAATCTTTGTATCATCTCAAGCTTCCAGACAAATTCAACAAACTCAATCCCATTTTCACTACACACACATAAGATAACGAAGAGTTTGGTTATACCTGTGggaaatcaaatcaaatcaaggAGCAGGAGCAGCAGCAGAAGGAATCATGCCAGCTTTCCTAGCATAAGCAAAGATCCCACCAGCATCAATCACAGGCCCAGCGTCACCAATAGGCTTCAGCTTATACTCCTTCCCGGTCGTATGATTAATCAAAACACTATCCCCTTCCTCAACTCCACCGTCGCCACGTCACCCGTCCTGCACTCGTCGCAAACCCTAACCTCCGAATCGAGCGGATAAACCTCCCCCGTCGCCACCGAGTTCCTGAAAAAGATCCTCGCGTACGACTGCGCACCACCGCCTTCGCCCCCCCGCCCCCAGGCACACCGGCGCGTGCTCCCGAGACGACCCGCACCCGAAGTTCTCCCCGCCGGATGATCGAGTACTTCGTCTTCGTCTCCCCGGCTGGACGAACCGTCCTGGTAGGAGGCGGGGAGGCCGATCAGGGCGTAGGAGCCGAGCTTCTCGTACTCGTCGGGGTTGGAGGGGACGAGGGTGAGGTACTCCGCGGGGATTGATCTGGTCCGTGTCGATGTT
This genomic stretch from Raphanus sativus cultivar WK10039 chromosome 3, ASM80110v3, whole genome shotgun sequence harbors:
- the LOC108843968 gene encoding LOW QUALITY PROTEIN: 3-isopropylmalate dehydratase small subunit 1 (The sequence of the model RefSeq protein was modified relative to this genomic sequence to represent the inferred CDS: inserted 6 bases in 4 codons; deleted 1 base in 1 codon), with amino-acid sequence MAASSLQSLKPTLPQTLSSPTPPPPFRSPFLRFNSPLTPKPLVSRXSSFTTRSAAEPQERKTFHGLCYVVGDNIDTDQIIPAEYLTLVPSNPDEYEKLGSYALIGLPASYQXRFVQPGRRRRSTRSSGGENFGCGSSREHAPVCLGAGGRRRXGAQSYARIFFRNSVATGEVYPLDSEVRVCDECRTGDVATVELXEGDSVLINHTTGKEYKLKPIGDAGPVIDAGGIFAYARKAGMIPSAAAPAP